A section of the Mycoplasmopsis synoviae ATCC 25204 genome encodes:
- a CDS encoding FAD-dependent oxidoreductase, whose product MENNKIIVVGANHAGTSFLRTLKTVNPSAEVVAYDRNTNVSFLGCGIAVWVGGMFKDPAGLFYSSPEVLTKEYGVKLHTQHDVVKIDRKSKKVVVKDLQTGREFEDSYDKLVFAGGTWPIVPPFKGKDLKNVLLSKLFQHAEEIITKAKDPNVKNVVVVGAGYIGVELVEAFHVRGKNVTLIDVQDRVVPNYFDPEFTDKMEENMRKGGVNLRLGESVEEFTSKDGVHVSGVKTNKGSYDADLVLLCIGFRPQTAVVEDVEKLPNGAIKVDEYQRSVSDENVYVIGDSASLKNVITNDYAHVALATNAVKTGIVAALHLAGMDVKFPGVVGTNAVSVFDCKYASTGFTKRLGEKNGLENLAEVYFEDNDRPEFMAHYEKAACKIVYDTKTLKLVGAQVGSWGQDSHAEIIYMLALAIQRGLTLPELALTDVFFLPHFNKPFNFVLVPVLRALGLKYKA is encoded by the coding sequence ATGGAAAACAATAAAATTATAGTTGTTGGTGCAAATCACGCCGGAACTTCATTTTTAAGAACCTTAAAAACAGTAAATCCATCAGCTGAAGTTGTAGCTTATGATAGAAATACAAACGTATCATTTTTAGGATGTGGTATTGCTGTTTGAGTTGGAGGAATGTTTAAAGATCCAGCTGGATTATTTTATTCATCTCCAGAAGTTTTAACAAAAGAATACGGAGTTAAACTTCACACACAACACGACGTTGTAAAAATCGATAGAAAAAGCAAAAAAGTTGTTGTTAAAGATTTACAAACAGGCAGAGAATTCGAAGATTCATACGATAAGTTAGTTTTTGCTGGAGGAACATGACCTATAGTTCCTCCATTTAAAGGTAAAGACTTAAAAAATGTTTTACTTTCTAAGTTATTCCAACATGCTGAGGAAATAATCACCAAAGCAAAAGATCCAAACGTTAAAAACGTAGTAGTTGTTGGAGCAGGATATATTGGTGTTGAGCTGGTTGAAGCTTTCCACGTTAGAGGAAAAAATGTTACTCTAATCGACGTTCAAGATAGAGTTGTTCCTAACTATTTTGATCCTGAATTTACAGACAAAATGGAAGAAAACATGCGTAAAGGTGGAGTTAATCTTCGTCTTGGTGAAAGTGTTGAAGAATTTACTTCAAAAGATGGTGTGCATGTTTCTGGGGTTAAAACCAACAAAGGTAGCTATGACGCTGATTTAGTGCTTCTTTGCATCGGATTTAGACCACAAACTGCAGTTGTTGAAGATGTTGAAAAACTTCCAAATGGAGCAATTAAAGTTGACGAATACCAAAGATCAGTTTCAGATGAAAACGTTTATGTAATTGGTGATTCAGCTTCTCTTAAAAACGTAATTACAAACGACTATGCTCACGTAGCTTTAGCTACAAACGCAGTTAAAACCGGAATCGTAGCAGCTCTGCACCTTGCTGGAATGGATGTTAAATTCCCAGGAGTTGTTGGAACTAATGCTGTTAGCGTATTTGACTGTAAATATGCATCAACTGGATTTACAAAAAGATTAGGTGAAAAAAATGGCCTTGAAAACTTAGCTGAGGTTTATTTTGAAGATAATGATCGTCCAGAATTTATGGCTCACTATGAAAAAGCGGCATGTAAAATCGTATACGATACAAAAACACTTAAATTAGTTGGAGCTCAAGTTGGTTCTTGAGGACAAGATTCTCATGCTGAAATTATTTATATGCTAGCTCTTGCAATTCAAAGAGGACTTACTCTTCCTGAACTTGCATTAACTGATGTATTTTTCCTTCCTCACTTTAACAAACCATTTAACTTTGTTTTAGTTCCAGTTTTAAGAGCACTTGGTTTAAAATATAAAGCTTAA
- a CDS encoding 23S rRNA (pseudouridine(1915)-N(3))-methyltransferase RlmH, producing MTINLIAVGKLEKDFQKLFDEYAKRIFAFSKFNLIEIKENTLKNLKVKKEKETLEILSKIPKNSTVFLLSIKGKNYSSEEFSKLITNDANITFVIGGSNGVIESYFENKISFSKLTFPHQLFRVILIEQIYRAFTIKNNLKYHK from the coding sequence ATGACAATTAATTTAATTGCAGTTGGAAAATTAGAAAAAGACTTTCAAAAACTCTTTGATGAATATGCAAAGAGAATTTTTGCTTTTTCTAAATTTAATTTAATTGAAATTAAAGAAAATACTTTAAAAAATTTAAAAGTAAAAAAAGAAAAAGAAACTCTGGAAATTCTTTCTAAAATCCCAAAAAATTCAACAGTATTTTTACTTAGCATTAAAGGTAAAAATTATTCCTCTGAAGAGTTTTCAAAGCTTATTACTAATGATGCAAATATCACTTTTGTAATTGGTGGATCTAATGGAGTTATTGAAAGTTATTTTGAAAACAAAATTTCATTTTCAAAACTAACTTTTCCTCATCAACTATTTAGAGTAATTTTAATTGAACAAATATATAGAGCCTTTACTATTAAAAATAATTTAAAGTATCACAAATAA
- the ptsP gene encoding phosphoenolpyruvate--protein phosphotransferase, with the protein MLIKGIAASKGIAIAKVFKIEELPLDITQKTNNKDEELKLYDNARELVKTKIQASAKLASSSEHAAIFEAHLNFLEDPSALEAIRNDININSYTAEYATKSFYNNFAAIFESMDDAYMKERAADIRDVCKKLLYALNNIEETDLTQISEEVIIVAEDLSPSQTVQLNKKYVKGFLTNIGGPTSHTAIMARSLGIPSVVGTNSIMKHAQNGQLLALDGTKGEVLLNPSEAEIAEFKKQEQLYRDYLNKLKELKGKKSITTDGHEIEIEGNIGTPNDVESVLENDAQGIGLFRSEFLYMDNENWPTEDEQFLAYKKVIEQMNNQRVVIRTLDIGGDKTLKYYKFPEELNPFLGFRAIRFCLQNEDVFKTQLKALIRASEFGRVSVMFPMITTLDEFLRAKNTFEECYKEVSSANPKVAKREDIELGLMIETPAAAVLTEQFCKYADFVSIGTNDLIQYSMASDRMNENVSYLYQPLNPSILKLVKMIIDGAHKYGKWAGMCGEMAGDKRAFMILLGLGLDKFSMSASSVLSIRDLVRNTTFARAKEIANHALSLETETQVLEYLKSENLL; encoded by the coding sequence ATGTTAATAAAAGGTATTGCCGCATCAAAAGGTATTGCAATTGCCAAAGTATTTAAAATTGAAGAACTTCCTCTTGATATTACTCAAAAGACAAATAACAAAGATGAGGAGCTAAAGCTATATGACAATGCTAGAGAATTAGTTAAAACTAAAATTCAGGCATCTGCTAAGCTTGCATCAAGTTCTGAGCACGCTGCTATTTTTGAAGCGCATTTAAATTTCTTAGAAGATCCATCAGCGCTAGAGGCTATTAGAAACGATATTAATATCAATAGCTATACTGCTGAATATGCAACTAAAAGTTTTTACAATAATTTTGCTGCTATTTTTGAAAGCATGGATGATGCTTATATGAAAGAAAGAGCAGCTGATATTCGTGATGTATGTAAAAAACTTTTATACGCACTAAATAACATCGAAGAAACTGATTTAACTCAAATTAGCGAAGAAGTAATTATTGTTGCCGAGGATTTAAGTCCTAGTCAAACAGTTCAGCTAAATAAAAAATACGTTAAAGGTTTTTTAACCAATATCGGTGGACCTACTTCACATACAGCTATTATGGCTAGAAGCCTTGGAATTCCATCAGTGGTTGGAACTAATTCAATTATGAAGCATGCTCAAAATGGACAACTTCTAGCTTTAGATGGAACTAAAGGTGAAGTGCTACTTAACCCTAGCGAAGCTGAAATTGCAGAGTTCAAAAAACAAGAACAGCTTTATAGAGACTATCTTAACAAGTTAAAAGAACTAAAAGGTAAAAAATCAATTACAACCGATGGACACGAAATTGAAATCGAAGGAAATATCGGTACTCCTAATGACGTTGAATCTGTTTTAGAAAACGACGCTCAAGGTATTGGTCTTTTTAGAAGTGAATTTTTATACATGGACAATGAAAATTGACCAACAGAAGATGAGCAATTTTTAGCTTATAAAAAAGTAATTGAGCAAATGAATAATCAAAGAGTTGTAATTAGAACTCTAGATATCGGTGGAGATAAAACTCTAAAATACTACAAATTTCCAGAAGAACTTAACCCATTTTTAGGTTTTAGAGCTATTAGATTCTGCCTTCAAAATGAAGATGTATTCAAAACTCAATTAAAGGCTTTAATTAGAGCATCAGAATTTGGTAGAGTTTCTGTAATGTTTCCAATGATTACAACTTTAGATGAATTTTTAAGAGCTAAAAATACATTTGAAGAATGCTATAAAGAAGTTTCTAGCGCAAATCCTAAAGTCGCAAAAAGAGAAGATATTGAACTTGGTTTAATGATCGAAACCCCAGCAGCAGCCGTTTTAACTGAGCAGTTTTGTAAATACGCTGATTTCGTTTCAATAGGAACTAACGATTTAATTCAATATTCAATGGCCAGCGATAGAATGAATGAAAATGTTTCATATCTATATCAACCATTAAATCCATCAATTTTAAAACTAGTTAAAATGATAATCGATGGGGCTCATAAATATGGAAAATGAGCTGGAATGTGTGGTGAAATGGCTGGAGATAAAAGAGCATTTATGATTTTATTAGGACTAGGTCTTGATAAATTCTCAATGTCAGCATCTAGCGTTTTATCTATTAGAGATTTAGTTAGAAATACAACTTTTGCAAGAGCAAAAGAAATCGCAAACCACGCATTATCACTTGAAACAGAAACACAAGTGCTTGAATATTTAAAATCAGAAAATCTACTTTAG
- the whiA gene encoding DNA-binding protein WhiA, with the protein MRKKASFSFEIKKEISNQVKKKKEIRTFINGVIYSNSILKNNFYILNFKNKQALDIILKLLSKAQIKYEFENNLIKISTKDLELNFDSYYENYLTFFFSGIFFGSGSLNLSVGSFHLEFSSRYYEILIQIQKKLNEYDFNFKLLKRNQKYTLYIKKQEQILDFLAAINAKEAWSLVQQQKIDKDMNNASNRINNLDFKNEKKVTKASSELIKKINFILNKKLNYFFNEKEMLFLQEKLQNKNASLARMCEIMQEKHNLEITKSGLNHYVRKVNKIYKENKKARL; encoded by the coding sequence ATGAGAAAAAAAGCATCTTTTTCTTTTGAAATTAAAAAAGAAATTTCAAATCAAGTTAAAAAGAAAAAAGAAATTAGAACTTTCATTAATGGAGTTATTTATTCCAATTCAATTTTAAAGAATAATTTCTATATTTTAAACTTTAAAAACAAGCAAGCTCTAGATATTATTTTAAAACTATTATCTAAAGCTCAAATTAAATATGAGTTTGAAAATAATTTAATCAAAATCAGTACTAAAGACTTAGAATTAAATTTTGATTCATATTATGAAAATTATTTAACTTTCTTTTTTTCTGGGATATTTTTCGGATCAGGATCGCTTAATTTAAGCGTGGGATCTTTTCATCTGGAATTTTCATCTAGATACTATGAAATTTTAATACAAATTCAAAAAAAATTAAATGAATACGATTTTAATTTTAAGTTGCTTAAAAGAAATCAAAAATATACCCTTTACATTAAAAAGCAAGAACAAATTCTTGATTTTTTAGCTGCAATTAATGCCAAAGAAGCATGGTCGCTAGTTCAGCAGCAAAAAATCGATAAAGATATGAATAACGCTTCAAATCGAATTAATAATTTAGATTTTAAAAATGAGAAAAAAGTAACTAAAGCATCAAGTGAATTAATTAAAAAAATTAATTTTATTTTAAATAAAAAATTAAATTATTTTTTCAATGAAAAAGAAATGCTTTTTCTGCAAGAAAAGCTGCAAAATAAAAATGCATCGCTGGCAAGAATGTGTGAAATTATGCAAGAAAAGCATAATTTAGAAATTACTAAAAGTGGGCTAAACCACTACGTAAGAAAAGTAAATAAAATTTATAAAGAAAATAAAAAAGCTCGCTTATAG
- a CDS encoding potassium transporter TrkG, with protein MRLKRFRNFIKNKLYKVNNSVNRYKLSFNKTIYLFLAYFVIILIFSLILYSPITQNETFAGQKITPLNYLDVVFTTSSAFSDTGLVIADSYNQWNIFGQALIATLIFSGGIGVFALKIFIINWIFRKTKITLTDMNLMQSERGGSGFRNPTQVVITSVKFLIAVTIIFGFSLSFYFYFTDVKMTPGIKDYLGSNYISPKGSWSLAFRFGFFHTISALNNAGFDIMSSNSIMPYYGAVELQICMIILLIIGGIGYPVIFDIKLAIEHKIKGKKGRHRFSLFSKVTFVIYFLVFAIGTLLTFLLETTSKDPHTYWNKIYVPDELMAEYNQYLSDSSLVPSSQLQHYLNNGQMYGSVFQKSFGIVFINFSSRSAGFTSVVISDFSFPTVLLIGLEMIIGASPASTGGGIRTTTFALFIMAIISMFRSRKDITLFKRQISKENTEMTFKVIALSTILIIIGTFILSTSHSLYGGKLNNINLTGIFFNVASAFGTSGLSAGGISKLNVASKIMLIIIMFVGQFGISSTLLVWKRKKNKESQFKYLEEELAIG; from the coding sequence ATGAGATTAAAAAGATTTAGAAACTTTATAAAAAATAAACTTTATAAAGTTAATAATTCAGTTAATAGATATAAACTTAGTTTTAATAAAACTATTTATTTATTTTTAGCCTACTTTGTGATCATTTTGATTTTTAGTTTAATTTTATATTCTCCTATTACTCAAAATGAAACCTTTGCAGGGCAAAAAATAACTCCGCTAAATTATTTAGATGTAGTCTTTACTACATCAAGTGCTTTTAGTGATACCGGGCTAGTTATTGCTGATTCATATAATCAATGAAATATCTTTGGTCAAGCTTTAATTGCTACCTTGATTTTTTCAGGTGGAATTGGAGTTTTTGCACTAAAGATTTTTATTATAAATTGAATTTTTAGAAAAACTAAAATTACTCTCACTGATATGAACCTGATGCAATCAGAAAGAGGAGGAAGTGGTTTTAGAAATCCAACTCAAGTGGTTATTACTTCTGTTAAATTTTTAATTGCAGTAACTATTATTTTTGGATTTTCACTAAGTTTTTATTTTTATTTCACTGACGTTAAAATGACTCCCGGAATTAAAGATTATTTAGGAAGTAATTATATAAGTCCTAAAGGATCTTGAAGCCTGGCTTTTAGATTTGGATTTTTCCATACAATCTCGGCTTTAAATAATGCCGGTTTTGACATTATGTCATCAAATTCTATAATGCCTTATTATGGTGCAGTAGAGCTGCAAATTTGTATGATAATTCTACTTATCATCGGTGGAATTGGTTATCCGGTTATCTTTGATATCAAGCTAGCCATTGAACATAAAATAAAAGGTAAAAAAGGAAGACATCGTTTTAGTTTGTTTTCTAAAGTTACTTTCGTTATTTACTTTTTAGTTTTTGCAATTGGTACTCTTTTAACTTTCCTGCTAGAGACTACTTCAAAAGATCCGCATACTTATTGAAATAAAATTTATGTCCCAGATGAGCTAATGGCTGAATACAATCAATATTTATCTGATAGCAGCCTAGTTCCTAGCTCGCAGCTACAACATTATTTGAATAATGGCCAAATGTATGGAAGTGTATTTCAAAAGTCTTTTGGAATAGTGTTTATCAACTTTTCTTCAAGATCAGCCGGATTTACTTCTGTTGTAATTAGTGATTTTAGTTTTCCTACAGTGCTACTTATAGGCCTTGAAATGATTATCGGCGCTTCTCCGGCTTCAACTGGTGGAGGAATTAGAACAACTACTTTTGCGCTATTTATAATGGCCATAATTAGTATGTTTAGATCAAGAAAAGACATCACTTTATTCAAGCGTCAAATTTCAAAAGAAAATACCGAAATGACTTTTAAAGTTATCGCGCTATCGACTATATTAATAATAATAGGAACATTTATACTTTCTACTTCACATAGTTTATATGGCGGAAAATTAAATAATATTAATTTAACTGGAATCTTTTTCAACGTAGCTAGCGCCTTTGGAACTAGCGGCCTTTCCGCCGGTGGAATAAGCAAATTAAATGTCGCCTCAAAGATAATGTTGATTATAATTATGTTTGTAGGACAATTTGGAATTTCGTCAACGCTTCTAGTTTGAAAAAGAAAGAAAAACAAAGAAAGTCAATTTAAATATTTAGAAGAGGAATTAGCAATCGGATAA
- a CDS encoding thymidine kinase, with amino-acid sequence MRWKYDIGSLEVITGPMFAGKSNEIIRILNVNQIAGFKPLSFKPDFDTRWSVNHIVSRTGSKMKTINLKDPKDIWNHIKKDTQVIAFDEVHFFDMSIVAEIQKLIEKKYKVIVSGLDMDYLGKPFEVVSQLCCLADKIKKLKAVCMNCHGVANMTYRKVDNNERNLLGDSEYEARCRNCHKLR; translated from the coding sequence ATGCGTTGAAAATACGATATCGGTTCGCTTGAAGTAATCACCGGACCTATGTTTGCCGGAAAATCAAATGAAATAATTAGAATTTTAAATGTAAATCAAATTGCAGGTTTTAAACCGCTTTCATTTAAGCCCGATTTTGACACTAGATGGAGCGTTAATCATATAGTAAGCCGTACTGGATCTAAAATGAAAACTATTAATTTAAAAGATCCAAAAGATATATGAAACCACATCAAAAAAGACACTCAAGTGATTGCCTTTGACGAAGTGCATTTTTTTGATATGTCAATAGTTGCTGAAATCCAAAAGCTAATCGAAAAAAAATACAAAGTCATAGTATCAGGACTTGACATGGACTATTTAGGAAAACCTTTTGAAGTTGTTTCGCAATTATGCTGCCTTGCTGATAAAATTAAAAAGCTAAAAGCGGTGTGTATGAACTGCCATGGAGTGGCTAATATGACCTATAGAAAAGTAGATAATAATGAGCGAAATTTACTAGGTGATAGTGAGTATGAAGCAAGATGCAGAAACTGCCATAAATTAAGATAA
- a CDS encoding potassium channel family protein: MKLIKKNNSQSNAICVIGAGRFGSAVITQLIEIGKEVVAVDKSADNLKQFKDEIDEVVILDAADIKALKAINIQRFETVVVAVANIDNIEIVSALLELKVANIIARASTKRHARVLRQMGANIIVNPEQESGTRTAVIAANENFALYSEFLHELVDDFVIGFSDVKNPTIFDKPIKDLNFPAMGVTVVLVRRNGQTYQITGDFVLKENDQVSIVGKIPSVNSVFQWLNSVN, translated from the coding sequence ATGAAACTAATCAAAAAAAATAATTCACAATCAAATGCAATTTGTGTTATTGGAGCTGGAAGATTTGGTTCAGCTGTTATTACTCAATTAATTGAAATCGGTAAAGAAGTAGTTGCAGTTGATAAATCAGCTGATAATTTAAAACAATTTAAAGACGAAATCGATGAAGTAGTTATTTTAGATGCAGCCGATATAAAAGCGCTAAAGGCTATTAACATTCAAAGATTTGAAACAGTTGTAGTTGCCGTTGCCAATATCGATAACATCGAAATAGTATCAGCTTTATTAGAGCTTAAAGTTGCCAATATAATTGCTCGTGCAAGCACAAAGCGTCACGCTAGAGTTCTGCGTCAAATGGGAGCCAATATTATCGTTAACCCCGAGCAAGAATCAGGAACAAGAACTGCGGTTATTGCAGCTAATGAAAACTTTGCACTTTATTCAGAATTTCTTCACGAACTTGTTGATGATTTTGTTATTGGATTTTCAGATGTTAAAAATCCAACTATATTCGATAAACCTATTAAAGATTTAAATTTCCCTGCGATGGGAGTGACTGTTGTTTTAGTTAGAAGAAACGGACAAACTTATCAAATAACAGGGGATTTTGTTTTAAAAGAAAACGATCAAGTTTCAATCGTTGGAAAAATTCCAAGCGTTAATTCAGTCTTCCAGTGACTAAATAGCGTTAACTAA
- the mip gene encoding Ig-specific serine endopeptidase MIP gives MKNKIKRKIFFSSLIAASILSTAAAMSCGAPQEEKKPTNPKDGNKDGGIIDLPPTIGGPGEGGDSPRTYGSIDPVQSKLVGSWADYTKLSIAKRYEVDNKAYLNGLKSQYDIDPKQEFVPSDIKNGFGTVQAYDDKATKLGLPDFVTSYLKGFTTYSGSGLEISPNVSGPALGFWNSEQSGFDGRSRFLPNDLYKNTALQTYSISYVNEVKGDYVNEVKGDIEGTGKNTLKSNKGTAWILDYVKPTDSSYPTKWYIATNIHVIGDLTFTKSQTDSFGSDFTSIYDEEREKPLIKEARKVKAQIDELQNEYNEVYRKLQTKEHENDQALKARADQLNFELAPPLQKKLKDLNAQISGLTKNVTLAILDSDVPLQTSLNTVSADSRMKFVTLPASAVNIVYTANDFLKTSPKDYLDTTSTHNKDYLNNQEMADFAVLEIDFSKVTGEFKYTKNSVGDKPAKEMTVNSAQELARVMTNAYASTEKQDKQIKFAKNSLFYQYKDLTNEKVTVTNDANKQKLQVSRIVANFVSLGYPIAKDDLVNLRAEFPAKYAGREGILLAENDNSLWTNKPQKGRNFYQEFGNRLNRSMILRNFVQYPGIYDLFITNPVINKGVGFNIKQIKDKTSSYQQGNYLNYGLAYSLESWRPAPGASGSSLRDLNNEVLGINFAIRAGAGSGTSLIQAFRSEGANYGGVYGSYNLPQYDLIYGGGKDQRTSYREALAKILKNGETTNLFTSGVNVIPEEYKFRTNALINFTNSSNPEEAGLITNTGGGVQALTDQNKKYGSTITNPVVLPEGTS, from the coding sequence ATGAAAAATAAAATTAAAAGAAAAATATTTTTTTCATCCTTAATTGCAGCCTCAATATTATCAACAGCTGCAGCAATGTCTTGTGGCGCCCCACAAGAAGAAAAAAAACCAACTAATCCTAAAGACGGAAATAAAGACGGTGGAATTATAGATCTACCTCCTACTATTGGAGGGCCCGGTGAAGGTGGTGATTCGCCTCGAACATACGGAAGCATCGATCCAGTTCAATCTAAACTAGTAGGTAGTTGAGCCGATTATACAAAACTATCAATTGCCAAAAGATACGAAGTCGACAACAAAGCATATTTAAACGGACTAAAAAGCCAATATGACATAGATCCAAAGCAAGAATTTGTTCCTTCAGATATTAAAAATGGTTTTGGAACAGTACAAGCTTACGATGATAAAGCTACTAAATTAGGACTTCCTGATTTTGTAACTTCTTATTTAAAAGGATTTACAACATATTCAGGTTCTGGATTAGAAATTTCACCTAATGTTTCGGGCCCTGCTTTAGGATTTTGAAATTCAGAACAAAGTGGTTTTGATGGAAGATCAAGATTTCTACCAAACGATTTATATAAAAATACTGCTCTTCAAACTTATTCAATTTCATATGTAAATGAAGTTAAAGGTGATTATGTAAATGAAGTTAAAGGTGATATTGAAGGTACTGGTAAAAATACATTAAAATCAAACAAAGGTACAGCATGAATTTTAGACTACGTAAAACCAACTGATTCATCTTACCCTACAAAATGATATATCGCAACTAACATACACGTTATAGGTGATTTAACATTTACTAAATCTCAAACTGATTCATTTGGATCTGACTTTACAAGTATCTATGATGAAGAAAGAGAAAAACCTCTAATCAAAGAAGCTAGAAAAGTTAAAGCGCAAATAGATGAATTACAAAATGAATATAATGAGGTTTACAGAAAACTTCAAACAAAAGAACATGAAAATGATCAAGCTCTTAAAGCAAGAGCAGATCAATTAAATTTTGAATTAGCTCCTCCTTTACAAAAGAAACTTAAAGATTTAAATGCTCAAATTTCTGGACTTACAAAAAATGTAACATTAGCTATTTTAGATAGTGATGTTCCGCTTCAAACATCACTTAATACTGTTTCAGCTGATAGCAGAATGAAATTTGTAACTCTTCCTGCTTCAGCAGTTAATATTGTTTATACAGCTAACGATTTTCTAAAAACTTCTCCGAAAGATTATCTAGACACAACATCAACTCATAACAAAGATTATTTAAACAACCAAGAAATGGCTGATTTTGCAGTTTTAGAAATAGATTTTTCAAAAGTAACTGGTGAATTTAAATACACAAAAAATAGTGTTGGTGATAAACCTGCAAAAGAAATGACAGTTAATTCAGCTCAAGAATTAGCTAGAGTCATGACTAATGCATATGCATCTACTGAAAAGCAAGATAAGCAAATTAAATTTGCTAAAAACTCTCTTTTCTATCAATACAAAGATTTAACAAACGAAAAAGTTACAGTAACAAACGATGCAAATAAACAAAAACTTCAAGTAAGTAGAATTGTTGCTAACTTTGTTTCACTTGGTTATCCTATTGCAAAAGATGATTTAGTTAATTTAAGAGCAGAGTTTCCTGCTAAATATGCTGGTCGTGAAGGAATATTATTAGCAGAAAATGATAATAGTTTATGAACAAATAAACCTCAAAAAGGAAGAAATTTCTACCAAGAATTTGGAAATAGATTAAATCGTTCAATGATTTTAAGAAACTTTGTTCAATATCCTGGTATATACGATTTATTTATTACAAACCCAGTAATTAATAAAGGTGTTGGTTTTAACATTAAACAAATTAAAGATAAAACTTCATCATATCAACAAGGTAATTATCTAAACTATGGTCTTGCATATTCACTTGAATCATGAAGACCTGCTCCTGGAGCTTCAGGATCATCTCTTAGAGATTTAAATAATGAAGTTTTAGGAATTAACTTCGCTATAAGAGCCGGAGCCGGTAGTGGTACTTCACTAATTCAAGCTTTTAGAAGTGAAGGAGCTAACTATGGTGGTGTTTATGGATCATATAATCTTCCACAATACGATTTAATCTACGGTGGTGGAAAAGATCAAAGAACATCATATAGAGAGGCTTTAGCTAAGATTCTAAAAAATGGCGAAACTACAAATCTATTTACCTCAGGAGTAAATGTTATTCCTGAAGAATATAAATTTAGAACTAATGCTTTAATTAACTTTACCAATAGCTCTAACCCAGAAGAAGCTGGATTAATTACCAACACAGGTGGTGGTGTTCAAGCGCTAACAGATCAAAACAAAAAATACGGAAGCACAATTACAAATCCAGTTGTTTTACCTGAAGGTACAAGCTAA